One Rhinoraja longicauda isolate Sanriku21f chromosome 19, sRhiLon1.1, whole genome shotgun sequence genomic window, aagcaaagaagagtgggaagccagaggactgggactctttgaaagagcaacagaagataactaaaaaggcaatacggggagaaaagttgaggtacgagggtaaactagccaaaaatataaaggaggatagtaaaagctttcttaggtatgtgaatagacaatagacaatagacaataggtgcaggaggaggccattcggcccttcgagccagcaccgccatccaacatgatcatggctgatcattctcaatcagcaccccgttcctgccttctccccataccccctgactccgctatccccaagatctctatccagctctctcccgaatgcatttagagaattggcctccactgccctctgaggcagagaactccacagactcacaactccccgactgaaaaaggtctttcctcatctcagttccaaatggcctaccccccattcccaaactgtggcccctccttctggactcccccaacattgggaacatgtttcctgcctctaacgtgtccaaccccttaataatattgaaAGTCAATAAGCCCTATCACCATTACTGTGTTAATTCAATGACATTCGTAGTGTATCATTGAACAAAGGAGGACTCGGCATGAgggaaccaccgtgaggggggtggggggaggtggaagaaCAAAGGAAGACCTATAGgatactttataactttgtcggtGTCCTTCATGTgaagactctttgcataccttgagtaTGCAAAACAATGAATTTCAATGACAGAGGGAATGAATCACCAAGGTGGCTAAGGAAACGTCAACAAAATGTACCAGCATCAAAACTGAGCTACGCGTGCACCTCGAGTACAAGTAATCCGGAATGGGACCAACAAAGAATGTGAAGCAAATTGGCCAAAAGAGGAGCTGTGGACATGGATTAAGTCAGGCATTAAGATGTGTAGGGATTGTAtctggagacacagagacatggtcAAGCCAGTCTCACCACAAGCATCAATGTCATTCCTTGCCCAACAAATCCACTCATGGGGTCATCTCAACCCCcgcaccccacccctcctcctccagcaAATGGCTGCCCAATTCCAAACAACCTGGTGCTTATGAGGTTTTCGGAAACATGCTCAACAGGTAGCTGAGGGATGTGCAATGTGCCAGTATAACAAATCATGACTTGCAAACGGTAATGCCAACATTAGGACCCCCAGCAGCAGCTGGCCCACTCCAGCACCTACAGCTTGACTGTGTTTCTCTTTCAAAATCCTAGGGTTATATTgacgtttttttagtttagtttagagatgaatccgcgctgaccagcgatctttggtttcctcccataactccaaagacatacaatgaCTCCTATGATTTATGTATGAGTTATTTAATCACCAGTTCCAGTGAGGATGAAGGTGGAGGATGGCAAAGGAAGGTGAGCTTGCATAACCAAAACGGTTGTAACTTtagttaaaaagaaaaaaagtgcatGCCAGGTTCAGgaggatggaatcagacaggAGCTTTGAGGAATGTAAAGAAAGGAGGGAATAACTCAAGTGGGTGAGTAGAGGGTGGCTCAGtgggccagcggtagagttgcagccttacagtgcatgcagcaccggagacctggcttcgatcctgactacgggtgctgcctgtacggagtttgtaagttctccccgtgaccgtggggggtttctccgagatcttcggtttcctcccacactccaaagacatacaggtatgtaggtaaattggcttggtataaatgtaaatggtccctagtgttggctgaagggcatgtttcggcgctgtatctctaaagcttaaaACTACAGGGGCCAATAGAGACCGCGAAGCTGCTTTGGCGAGTCTGATTACAGTAAGTCCCACATCTTTTTCTATCTATATTTAAAACACGAGGGAGAAGGTGGGATTGCTCAAGGATATAGAATGGATTATGTGCTTGGAGTTTGTGGATGTAGGCGAGGTACAAAACAAATACTTTGCATTTGGTTTCACCAAGAAAGACATGGAGAATagagagatcagtgtggagaatactaacatGCAGGGGCACTTTGAAGTTAAGCAAGAGGAGGTGTTGGGGtaacttgaagagcattaaggtggataaatccccaggatagAGGAGTGTAGCGGAAGGACAAATATTCAGGCTGTAGTTCAGTGACCagtagagttctgcagggatctatgCTGTGACCTTTGTTACTTGCAACATATATAAATTACTTGGACCCAGGTGCTCAGAAATTACCCCAGTCATAACAATTAATCAAATAagtattttgtttttctttcagattaTCACTATGTTCAAGGGCAGTTTGGTTGTGAGGTGAACGATCGCAGTCCCAATGTAGGGATATTGAAGTTGGCTTATGACGGAAGATATGCATTTAGTTTTGATAAGGACAAACTAAAGTGGACGGTGCATGATCCGGTGGCTGAGCCCTTCAAAGAGAAATGGGACAAGAATGAAAAAATGAACCGTTATTTCAAGAGCTTGTTAGAAAATGACTGTGTGGATTTATGGAAAACATACTATGCAATTGGAAAAACATACCTGACCAGAAAAGGTGAGTTCGCAACAAAGAGTGTTGTTTTGTGATGGTAGGCAATGAGCAATATTTCACTCTGAGGCAATGAGTAATATTATCTCTGACCCAATAATGACAGAGGgaaaggtcatttggcccattgagtcgaaGCTAGTTTTCAATGCAATGTCACCAAACTGTTCCACAGCGCTCTCTCTCTCACAGCTTGCACTCAGCTCCCTCTGATTCTCCTTTCAATCAGCTGCAGTGTGGATAATTTGAAATGTCCAACTAACTCACtggcatgtctttggtatgtgggacaaaactggagcacatggaggaagCCAACTGAGTCatcaggtcattagtgataggagcagaattagaacattcggcccatcaagtctactctgccattcaatcatgtctgatctatctctcgctcctaaccacagtctccagccttctccccatatcccctgacacacatactaatcaagagtctatctatctatgccttaaaaatatccattgatggcctccacagccttctgtggcaaataattccaagattcaccaccctctgacaaaatacattcctcctcatttccttcataAATGAATGTCTTTTAATATTGAGACTATGACTTCTAGTTGTAGACTATCCCaccagtggagacatcctctccacatccattctatccatgtctttcactatttggtatgtttcaatgaggttctcccttattcttctaaactccaacgaatgcaggcccagtgccgtcaaacgctcatcatatgttaacccgtttatttctgggatcattcttgtaatctcctctggaccctctccagagccaacacatccttcctcagatatggtgcccgaaattgctcgcaatactccaaatgcggcctgaccagtgccttacccGAGCTTCAGCGTTACACCACTGTTTGACAGGGAGAAAGTGTAATTGATGTCTTTCATGTTACTTAACCATGGCTTTTCTTGACCACAGTTGGCAGCCCCTAATCGGGTCTACATCACACATCTCTATAGAGCACAGTGTTCAGCTTCAGAGGGCAAAATGTAAACGAGATGTGCAGATGAagtgtttttttgcacagagagacCTAGAATGCACTACCAGGAGTGGTGGTAGAGGCGGACATGGTAATGGTGCTGAAGAAGGTTTTGGACAGGCTGATGGAGATGCAGGAAAtacaaggatatggatcacatgcaggcagtggagattagtttgggTGTATTTTAGtgatagagtatggaaacaggatctttgggccactgagtccgcaccaaccagcaatcacccgttcattAGTTCTGTCCCACaagctagagacaatttacagaagccagtttctCCTCAGTTATCAAGTTCCCAAGTAAGCCATTTGGTCCTCAAACctgccaccattcaatatgaccatggctgatgttCCTCATGCCTCTACACCTGTTCAGTGCCAATTCCTCATTGCTCTCAATACCCCGATCTTTCACAACCGCCACATTAAACACTTCCAATGATCCTGCTTTCACAAATCTCTAAGGTAGAGATTGCCAGAGGATGACCACTCTCTGCAAAAAGAGATTTCTAAACAAATGACTGCTCCCTTTTATCTCGTAACTTGTGTCCCCTGTTGAAGACGAGTGAAAATACTGCCAATTTTAAGCGTTTCCACTCCCCAATTGGCCTTTATTTTGTAACTTGTCAATTATTTAACATTGTCAATTATAGTGAAAAGATttgctggtttattattgtcacgtgaactgagaTAAAGTCTAAAATTTGTCTGTATTATCCAGACAGATCATACTACACGTAacaacaatcaagccatccacaaatagaacagtgcaaagagaaaaatattcagagtgcagaatatacagttACAATATATTgtattctcaccaacttctacagatgcaccatagaaagcattttatcaggatgcattacagtttggtttggaaacagctccatccaagaaattacagcgaattgtgggcgcagcccagattatcacacaaaccaacttcccttctattgactcaatttatacagTACCTtatgctgcctcaacaaggccagcagcataatcaaggacatgtcacaccctggccactccctcttatctcctctcccatcaggcaaatgtatagaagtgtgaaacgcacatcaccagattcagggacgtttctttccagctgttatcaggcaactgaatcatcctaccataaccagagagcagtgctgaaccactatctacttcAGTGATGACACTCACACTATCCATGATTGGAttatgctggctttaccttacattaaatgttattcccttataatATATCAGtagactgtaaatggatcgattgtaatcatatattgtctttctgctgactggttagcgtgcatcagaagcttttcactctacctcggtacatgtgacaatcaactaaactgaactaatagcattacagttacagagaaggtGCAGATCAAAAATTGTGCATGGATCACAATAGTTAGTTGGTAGGTCAGGACAACACCTTATCTTACATGAGAATAATTCAGTAGtccgataacagtggggaagaacctgttcttgaACCTAATGGTACGTGATTTCAAACTTTTTTTGTGTACTGTCTTAACAGTACCATTTCTTTGCAACCTCGTGGTTGGGTAATGGTGACGAAAGAGGCAAAATGGGGCGGATGTAGACGTAGCTTGGTGGTTGCAGTGGGCTGAAGAATATTTTGTGTTGGGTGACCGTGCAAGTTTTACTGAGGTGTAAATAACCAACTTACTGTCTTGTAGTTTCCCCTGAGGTCTCTCTCGCTGCCCGCCCTGATGATCATTCAGTCCTGTACTGCACTGTGTTTGGATTTTACCCACCGGCCATCAATGTGAGCTGGTTGCAGAATGGTCAACATATCTCTGAGACCAAATCTTCTGGGGTCGTACCCAACAGCAATGGAACATATCATCTAAGGTCTGTCCTTGAGTATGATCCATATGATGGGAAACAGTATTCCTGTCATGTCGATCACAGCAGCCTGCCCGGTGGGAAGACCATCATCTGGGGTAAGGACGTTAAAAATTATTTCATAGATAGAAGAAGCTGAAGTGTTAATGAAACAGTTTATCATTATCTTCTGTCGTTTCCATTTTAATAATTGTGACTGAATCCCATATTCCAAGATGCTTAAACTTTCTTTGTTTAGTGGTGTTGCTCGAAGCCATCGTGTAATCAGCACCCACTCTCCACAATGAGCGGAAGACTTTCTCAACGGAAAATATCTCAAAAGTAACTAAATAGCTAATATACAAGGAAGGAGCATTTGAGATTCTCAGTGGTGGAACTGAAATCaatgaaaaatgtttttaaataaaaaatgaaTAACAGCAAGGCACTgggggagtacatgccccaatccgaATCAATGGTGCGAAgtggaaatgattgagagcttcGTGTTCTATGGCATGAATCTATCCAATATTCTGTCATGGACTGACCACATCACCAAGGAGGCTCACTgcatctctacttcctcaggagactgaggatatTCATCATGTCTCTGGTGACTCTTGCAAACATCTATAGATGCCGCTGGAGAAAGCATGTTGTttggttgcatcacaacttgatttgggaactgctctgcccaagactgcaagaaaataCAAAGAGTTAAAgatcatcaaacagaccagacttcccactattAACTCAATACACACCAGGTTGCCTTGGAAAACGAGACTTATCCCACCCTAGCCATTCCTCCTCCTTCCTGCTCCCATCAGGCTCTAGGTACAGAAAGTTGAAAATGTGCACTACCCGACTCAGGAACGCCCCCTTTCCATCTGTAATCAGCCTTTGGCAGTGCCCTtccataatcatatcatatcatatacatacagccggaaacaggccttttcggccctccaagtccgtgccgcccagtgatccccgtacattaacactatcctacacccactagggacaatttttacatttgcccagccaattaacctacatacctgtacgtctttggagtgtgggaggaaaccaaagatctcggagtaaacccacgcaggtcacggggagaacgtacaaactccttacagtgcagcacccgtagtcaggatcgaacctgagtctccggcgctgcattcgctgtaaagcagcaactctaccgctgcgctaccgtgccgtctttGTACAAGATGTACAATGTACAATGCACCTCAACCTCCTTGTGCACATTGAACATGAACTATGGGACTgatgtgttacaatgctgagaactctatgctgtactctgcatcttcctctttgctccatatattgtatttgagtttatttatgtatagtattatctgatccgtttggatagcaagcaaaagaaAGCTTTGCACCATATCTTGAACTCTGGCAATAATAAAAGTAAACCTAATGAAGTAAGTTCTGTGATGCAAGTTACATCTTCTGCAAAGAAAAATATTACCATCTCCACTTGACCTAACCAGTATCGTCAAATGCCCGTACATCAAAATCTACTGATCATACCTGCCCACCAGATAGGTCTGCCTGACGAACAGCGATCGTACTAGTTTGATTCCAGCTATTCTGTACTGACCTACACAAATGCTCACTGTTGAATACGTTTCCTCCCTCGAACAATGCACAACTAAGGAATGTGATGTTTCAC contains:
- the LOC144602753 gene encoding class I histocompatibility antigen, F10 alpha chain-like; translation: MVLFLLLSFFRVQGALAGTHTLVYFYTLNHGSTHLPEYSVVGVLDGCEIQYYDKNMVITVPRQKWMAAAFDRSYWVRNTVSENGFHGIIKGQVDEWMRRVNETANYHYVQGQFGCEVNDRSPNVGILKLAYDGRYAFSFDKDKLKWTVHDPVAEPFKEKWDKNEKMNRYFKSLLENDCVDLWKTYYAIGKTYLTRKVSPEVSLAARPDDHSVLYCTVFGFYPPAINVSWLQNGQHISETKSSGVVPNSNGTYHLRSVLEYDPYDGKQYSCHVDHSSLPGGKTIIWEGNGNKDRHIGLIAVCVLILLAIVLAVIVWWRKKRKDYQTIPPNQNRRC